A region from the Halomarina litorea genome encodes:
- a CDS encoding phosphate signaling complex PhoU family protein, whose translation METRKVQRLGPSTLAMTLPAEWAKEYDVQKGDEVSIRIGEKGMLTVMPESVQQEESEAIIHASSLDADAVERAIVAQYVLGRRVIHVEADEDETLDSAHINAVYNAETQLMGLGVIEETPERIAIRCSVDPEDFTLDNLLERLESTGQTMRNEAIRALAHGNPDLAQRALNRERQANKIFVLLLRLIFTAYQNPNLTNALGLDDGFALIGYRSIAKNLELTADNAEDIAEIALNAEGHTLNVDDSTMRKIREFTDQVNEITEKGVRAAVERDYDIAIDVRRLFAEIQNREREILSELPEMENADLLQVREVLVSLGQTAQYAVRNAEIATNLALNSESDHTTIN comes from the coding sequence ATGGAGACGCGCAAAGTCCAGCGCCTCGGTCCCTCGACGCTGGCGATGACGCTGCCGGCCGAGTGGGCCAAGGAGTACGACGTCCAGAAGGGCGACGAGGTGTCCATCCGCATCGGCGAGAAGGGGATGCTCACCGTCATGCCCGAGTCGGTCCAGCAGGAGGAATCGGAGGCCATCATCCACGCGAGCAGCCTCGACGCCGACGCCGTCGAACGGGCCATCGTCGCCCAGTACGTCCTCGGTCGTCGGGTCATCCACGTGGAGGCCGACGAGGACGAGACGCTCGACAGCGCCCACATCAACGCCGTCTACAACGCCGAGACGCAGTTGATGGGCCTCGGCGTCATCGAGGAGACGCCCGAGCGAATCGCCATCCGGTGCTCGGTCGACCCCGAGGACTTCACGCTCGACAACCTGCTCGAACGCCTCGAGTCGACGGGCCAGACGATGCGCAACGAGGCCATCCGCGCGCTCGCCCACGGCAACCCGGACCTCGCACAGCGAGCGCTCAACCGCGAGCGGCAGGCGAACAAGATCTTCGTCCTCCTGCTCCGCCTCATCTTCACGGCCTACCAGAACCCCAACCTGACGAACGCGCTCGGACTGGACGACGGCTTCGCGCTCATCGGCTACCGCTCCATCGCGAAGAACCTCGAACTCACCGCGGACAACGCCGAAGACATCGCCGAAATCGCGCTCAACGCCGAGGGTCACACGCTGAACGTGGACGACTCGACGATGCGAAAGATCCGGGAGTTTACCGACCAGGTCAACGAGATAACGGAGAAGGGCGTCCGCGCGGCCGTCGAACGCGACTACGACATCGCCATCGACGTGCGTCGCCTGTTCGCGGAGATTCAGAACCGCGAGCGCGAGATACTCAGCGAACTCCCGGAGATGGAGAACGCCGACCTCCTGCAGGTCCGCGAGGTGCTCGTGAGTCTCGGTCAGACCGCCCAGTACGCGGTCCGGAACGCCGAAATCGCGACGAACCTCGCGCTCAACTCCGAGAGCGACCACACCACCATCAACTGA
- a CDS encoding competence/damage-inducible protein A: MRVALVTVGDELLAGETVNTNAAWLGEQLTERGASVERVVTLPDREADIARTVNEYHAEYDAVVVTGGLGPTHDDLTMAGVAAAFGRPLERNEEALAWLEDHGGYARADLAAGTADLPAGARVLHNEAGVAPGCVVESVYVLPGVPSEMKAMFESIREEFEGVRLHVATVEVDEPESALVDRFEEVQSAFDVTLGSYPGDHVTVRVRGEDEAAVERAAAWLRERVELLDEE, from the coding sequence ATGCGCGTCGCGCTGGTCACCGTCGGTGACGAACTCCTCGCAGGCGAGACCGTGAACACGAACGCCGCGTGGCTGGGCGAACAGTTGACGGAACGCGGCGCGAGCGTCGAGCGAGTCGTCACGCTCCCCGACCGCGAGGCGGACATCGCCCGCACCGTCAACGAGTACCACGCCGAGTACGACGCCGTCGTCGTCACCGGTGGGTTGGGACCGACCCACGACGACCTGACGATGGCGGGCGTCGCGGCGGCGTTCGGCCGCCCGCTCGAACGGAACGAGGAGGCCCTCGCGTGGCTGGAGGACCACGGCGGTTACGCCCGCGCCGACCTCGCGGCGGGGACCGCTGACCTCCCCGCGGGGGCGCGCGTCCTCCACAACGAGGCGGGCGTCGCACCGGGGTGTGTCGTCGAGTCGGTGTATGTCCTCCCGGGCGTGCCGAGCGAGATGAAGGCGATGTTCGAGTCGATACGCGAGGAGTTCGAGGGCGTTCGACTGCACGTCGCCACCGTCGAGGTGGACGAACCGGAGAGCGCGCTGGTCGACCGGTTCGAGGAGGTACAGTCGGCGTTCGACGTGACCCTCGGGAGCTACCCCGGCGACCACGTCACCGTGCGGGTCAGGGGCGAGGATGAGGCGGCAGTCGAACGGGCCGCGGCGTGGCTCCGCGAGCGAGTCGAACTACTGGACGAGGAGTGA
- a CDS encoding DUF2110 family protein: MVVLATKLYVEGDARERSLDSLRSLVGNDLGDLDVDFDVGLRGDGFPSVTVEGEDEVVARNLLRETWGEVTDQFEDGEEYVGTLESWDEDGFVLDAGTRVHIPADGIGLGQGTPEQIRKRFGLVQHLPMRFVYGEEGSRLADDERDRLYEWTRGDGRVNVNSATRAEVRATVNRAGHAQDIVTVERLGLLEQSIVCREGTDPPGLLASIGKYVPAELLCVVP, from the coding sequence ATGGTCGTCCTCGCAACCAAACTGTACGTGGAGGGCGACGCCCGCGAACGCTCGCTGGACTCGCTTCGCTCGCTGGTCGGCAACGACCTCGGCGACCTCGACGTCGACTTCGACGTGGGGCTCCGGGGCGACGGCTTCCCCTCGGTCACCGTCGAGGGTGAGGACGAGGTGGTCGCCCGCAACCTCCTGCGCGAGACGTGGGGGGAGGTGACCGACCAGTTCGAGGACGGCGAGGAGTACGTCGGCACCCTCGAATCGTGGGACGAGGACGGGTTCGTCCTTGACGCCGGGACGCGCGTTCACATCCCCGCCGACGGCATCGGCCTCGGACAGGGGACGCCCGAGCAGATTCGCAAGCGCTTCGGCCTCGTCCAGCACCTCCCGATGCGGTTCGTCTACGGCGAGGAGGGATCCCGACTCGCGGACGACGAGCGCGACCGCCTCTACGAGTGGACCCGCGGCGACGGGCGCGTGAACGTCAACAGCGCCACCCGTGCGGAGGTTCGCGCGACGGTCAACCGCGCGGGCCACGCACAGGACATTGTCACCGTCGAGCGCCTCGGACTGCTCGAACAGAGCATCGTCTGTCGCGAGGGGACCGACCCGCCCGGCCTCCTCGCGAGCATCGGGAAGTACGTCCCCGCGGAGTTGCTCTGCGTCGTCCCATGA
- a CDS encoding BsuPI-related putative proteinase inhibitor, protein MLTGDLSVETDDVVRFVFAVRNDGDGPADLTFRDSCHADFAVYNGEGERWRWSDGRMFMQVIEHRTVEPGGEETFEGEWESPESGEFLARAELCAQDESCEAETRFSV, encoded by the coding sequence ATGCTCACGGGTGACCTCAGCGTCGAGACGGACGACGTCGTCCGGTTCGTCTTCGCCGTCCGGAACGACGGGGACGGCCCTGCGGACCTGACGTTCCGCGACTCCTGTCACGCGGACTTCGCGGTGTACAACGGCGAGGGGGAACGCTGGCGCTGGTCGGACGGGCGGATGTTCATGCAGGTCATCGAACACCGGACGGTGGAACCGGGCGGCGAGGAGACGTTCGAGGGCGAGTGGGAGTCGCCCGAGTCGGGCGAGTTCCTCGCGCGCGCCGAACTGTGCGCGCAGGACGAGTCGTGCGAGGCGGAGACGCGCTTCAGCGTGTAG
- a CDS encoding phosphatase PAP2 family protein, producing the protein MQAIGRSLGVTEFIEAMFTGNWEVVFAALTQLGDIWFLFLMGATVYAASARIEGVDRRQGAFVLALALFYVATVQALKGVFTLPRPTNAAVAPVVEWIPQVLVPVFENTATATGYGFPSGHALGTTLVWGGVALALDYGTRRSRLFVAGTVAALVSVSRLALGVHFLVDVLAGAALGAALLAALYRLADGGRVPDRVLLAALAVGVLGVLNTVAFDSVSALGATLGGWLSWRLLVDERPTPSSETGVLAVSAAVFLFAGVGFAVVYFSEPGLPAGFVGSFLAAGAIVGAPDIAGRVVRTVGTGTARAT; encoded by the coding sequence GTGCAGGCTATCGGTCGGAGCCTCGGCGTGACGGAGTTCATCGAGGCGATGTTCACCGGGAACTGGGAGGTCGTGTTCGCGGCGCTGACGCAGTTGGGCGACATCTGGTTCCTCTTCCTGATGGGCGCGACGGTGTACGCCGCCTCGGCGCGCATCGAGGGCGTCGACCGTCGGCAGGGGGCGTTCGTCCTCGCGCTGGCGCTGTTCTACGTCGCCACCGTACAGGCGCTGAAGGGCGTGTTCACGCTCCCGCGACCGACCAACGCCGCCGTCGCGCCCGTCGTCGAGTGGATACCGCAGGTGCTCGTCCCCGTCTTCGAGAACACGGCCACCGCGACGGGCTACGGCTTCCCGAGCGGGCACGCACTCGGGACAACGCTCGTCTGGGGCGGGGTAGCGCTGGCGCTCGACTACGGCACCCGGCGGAGTCGCCTGTTCGTCGCGGGCACCGTCGCCGCCCTCGTCTCGGTCTCGCGGCTCGCACTCGGCGTCCACTTCCTCGTCGACGTTCTCGCGGGCGCCGCCCTCGGCGCGGCCCTCCTCGCCGCGCTCTACCGACTCGCGGACGGGGGGCGGGTCCCCGACAGGGTCCTGCTCGCGGCCCTCGCCGTCGGCGTCCTCGGGGTGCTGAACACGGTGGCCTTCGACAGCGTCTCGGCGCTCGGCGCGACCCTCGGCGGGTGGCTCAGTTGGCGCCTGCTGGTCGACGAACGCCCGACGCCCTCCTCGGAGACGGGCGTCCTCGCGGTGAGCGCCGCCGTCTTCCTCTTCGCGGGCGTCGGCTTCGCCGTCGTCTACTTCTCGGAGCCCGGACTCCCGGCGGGGTTCGTCGGAAGCTTCCTCGCGGCGGGCGCCATCGTCGGCGCGCCGGACATCGCAGGACGGGTCGTCCGCACCGTCGGGACGGGGACGGCGCGGGCCACCTGA
- a CDS encoding DUF5803 family protein has product MRRLAALALLVFLTVSAGCTSLFGPGELSDDQLNEQATYDWDRRATVTIDIHTNNYTAVYRVENRTLEVYGNDALGLERPLDVQGVRFRYANGTVVAPADTPGFNITQGRERLTITTPAENGSVAFTVPKTGKTVTVPVFIEDASHEVIIPPETDVAVPLLGKVRPAPTSTEDVDGRIHIYWESVSAGAISVRYYLDRDLLIFGSLVGVMTIAGIAGAAYYLRQIRELERRREEVGLDVDTGDDRP; this is encoded by the coding sequence ATGAGGCGACTCGCCGCGCTCGCGTTGCTCGTCTTCCTGACGGTGAGTGCGGGGTGTACCAGCCTCTTCGGGCCCGGCGAACTCAGCGACGACCAGTTGAACGAGCAGGCGACCTACGACTGGGACCGCCGAGCGACGGTCACCATCGACATCCACACGAACAACTACACCGCCGTCTACCGGGTCGAGAACCGCACGCTGGAGGTGTATGGCAACGACGCCCTCGGACTGGAGCGACCGCTCGACGTGCAGGGCGTCCGGTTCCGGTACGCGAACGGGACCGTCGTCGCTCCCGCCGACACGCCCGGGTTCAACATCACGCAGGGCCGCGAGCGCCTGACCATCACCACCCCCGCGGAGAACGGGTCGGTGGCGTTCACGGTGCCCAAGACGGGCAAGACGGTGACGGTGCCGGTGTTCATCGAGGACGCCTCCCACGAGGTCATCATCCCGCCGGAGACGGACGTGGCGGTGCCCCTCCTCGGGAAGGTCAGACCCGCGCCCACCTCGACCGAGGACGTCGACGGCCGCATCCACATCTACTGGGAATCGGTCAGCGCGGGGGCCATCTCGGTGCGCTACTACCTCGACCGCGACCTGCTCATCTTCGGGTCGCTCGTCGGCGTCATGACCATCGCCGGCATCGCCGGCGCGGCCTACTACCTCCGGCAGATTCGCGAACTCGAACGTCGAAGGGAGGAGGTGGGACTGGACGTCGACACGGGCGACGACCGGCCCTGA
- a CDS encoding alpha/beta hydrolase, which yields MSPDTPEAGPHQSERLVTGGTPVEEADAALVAVHGRGATAPSILELADEVSPEGVALLAPQAARNTWYPNSFLAPTASNQPGLDSGLRAVRNAVGTATEAGIPLEKVVVLGFSQGACLSSEFVARNADRYGGLVAFSGGVIGPDDTPRDYDGDLDGTPVFLGCSDRDPHIPLERVHETRDVFEGLGGSVEERIYEAMGHGVNEDELAYARDLIESVVDGE from the coding sequence ATGTCACCAGACACGCCCGAGGCCGGTCCGCACCAGTCGGAGCGACTCGTGACGGGCGGAACGCCCGTCGAAGAGGCCGACGCGGCCCTCGTCGCCGTCCACGGCCGGGGGGCGACCGCACCGAGCATCCTCGAACTCGCCGACGAGGTGAGTCCCGAGGGGGTCGCCCTCCTCGCGCCGCAGGCCGCCCGTAACACGTGGTACCCGAACTCCTTCCTCGCACCGACGGCGTCGAACCAGCCCGGACTCGACTCCGGTCTGCGGGCCGTCCGGAACGCCGTCGGGACGGCCACCGAGGCCGGTATCCCGCTGGAGAAGGTGGTCGTCCTCGGGTTCTCGCAGGGGGCCTGCCTCTCCAGCGAGTTCGTCGCCCGGAACGCCGACAGATACGGCGGCCTCGTCGCGTTCTCGGGCGGCGTCATCGGCCCCGACGACACCCCCCGGGACTACGACGGGGACCTCGACGGCACGCCCGTGTTCCTCGGCTGTAGCGACCGCGACCCCCACATCCCTCTCGAACGCGTCCACGAGACGCGCGACGTGTTCGAGGGGCTCGGTGGGAGCGTCGAGGAGCGCATCTACGAGGCGATGGGACACGGCGTCAACGAGGACGAACTGGCCTACGCGAGGGACCTGATAGAATCGGTCGTGGACGGGGAGTAG
- a CDS encoding tRNA (cytidine(56)-2'-O)-methyltransferase produces MEGNEVTVLRLGHRAGRDNRMTTHVGLTARALGADRVVLTGNAAGPRGTIEDITDRFGGPFTVELTDEPKRLVRGFPGKVVHLTMYGLPVQDVEGPIRDAHREGSLLVVVGAEKVPFDVYEHADWNVGVTNQPHSEVAGLAVFLDRLFEGRELDRAWEDADRQVVPMATGKQVEPVDPDVASDDAE; encoded by the coding sequence ATGGAAGGCAACGAGGTCACGGTGCTCCGTCTCGGCCACCGCGCCGGGCGGGACAACCGCATGACCACCCACGTCGGACTGACCGCGCGGGCGCTGGGGGCGGACCGCGTGGTCCTCACGGGCAACGCCGCCGGGCCGCGCGGGACCATCGAGGACATCACCGACCGGTTCGGCGGCCCGTTCACCGTCGAACTGACCGACGAACCCAAACGACTCGTCCGGGGCTTCCCGGGGAAGGTAGTCCACCTCACGATGTACGGCCTGCCCGTACAGGACGTCGAGGGCCCCATCCGCGACGCCCACCGCGAGGGATCCCTGCTGGTCGTCGTCGGGGCCGAGAAGGTCCCCTTCGACGTGTACGAACACGCGGACTGGAACGTCGGCGTCACCAACCAGCCACACTCGGAAGTGGCCGGGCTCGCGGTGTTCCTCGACCGACTGTTCGAGGGACGCGAACTCGACCGGGCGTGGGAGGACGCGGACAGACAGGTCGTCCCGATGGCGACCGGCAAGCAGGTCGAACCAGTCGACCCGGACGTCGCCTCCGACGACGCCGAGTAA
- a CDS encoding winged helix-turn-helix transcriptional regulator: protein MPSDERYSEGACTVIDSLEQIGSQWRLIVLHDLQEGEKRFNELKRSTGASSRTLSRVLDDLQETDFVNRRLEEDAPVATFYSLTPKGKSLEPVFAEIECWANEWLGESIVDPETPPAESA from the coding sequence ATGCCATCGGACGAACGCTACAGCGAGGGTGCGTGTACGGTCATCGACTCCCTCGAACAGATCGGTTCCCAGTGGCGACTCATTGTCCTCCACGACCTGCAGGAGGGCGAGAAGCGGTTCAACGAACTCAAGCGCTCGACGGGGGCGAGTTCGCGCACCCTCTCGCGCGTCCTCGACGACCTGCAGGAGACGGACTTCGTGAACCGCAGACTGGAGGAGGACGCCCCCGTGGCGACGTTCTACAGTCTCACGCCGAAGGGGAAGTCGCTCGAGCCCGTCTTCGCGGAAATCGAGTGCTGGGCGAATGAGTGGCTGGGCGAGTCCATCGTCGACCCGGAGACGCCCCCCGCCGAGTCGGCCTGA
- a CDS encoding ATP-NAD kinase family protein — MRTIGFVLNPIAGMGGRVGLKGTDGKVAEARERGAEPRAPGRAREALDALHDRAPDARVLTAGDPMGASVARAAGFDPEVVWTPDGEETSGEDTRRAVEALVAAGVDLVLFVGGDGTAVDVARAIGDSGTPMLGVPAGVKIYSSVFAVTPRAAGRIAVDYDRVAEREVNDIDEDAYRGGEVVTDLKAVVQVPIASEVQSSKQLGGGSVESLAAGFADEVESGVTYVLGPGSTVGAIKRELGFEGSPLGVDVWRDGEVLVRDGSESEILDALGDRNVVVVSPIGGQGFVFGRGNQQLSPAVLRRSEVQVVASPSKLDGIGELRVDTGDPDLDEELRGWRKVRVGRFEQRLLRTV, encoded by the coding sequence GTGCGAACTATCGGATTCGTCCTCAACCCCATCGCGGGGATGGGCGGTCGGGTCGGTCTGAAGGGGACCGACGGGAAGGTCGCCGAGGCCCGCGAACGCGGCGCAGAGCCACGCGCCCCCGGACGCGCCCGCGAGGCACTCGACGCCCTGCACGACCGGGCACCGGACGCGCGCGTCCTGACCGCCGGGGACCCGATGGGCGCGTCCGTCGCCCGCGCGGCGGGCTTCGACCCCGAGGTGGTCTGGACGCCCGACGGGGAGGAGACGTCGGGCGAGGACACCCGGCGCGCGGTGGAGGCCCTCGTCGCTGCGGGCGTGGACCTCGTCCTGTTCGTCGGCGGGGACGGCACCGCCGTGGACGTGGCGCGGGCCATCGGCGACTCGGGGACGCCCATGCTCGGCGTGCCCGCGGGCGTGAAGATATACTCCTCCGTGTTCGCCGTCACCCCACGGGCGGCGGGGCGCATCGCCGTCGACTACGACCGGGTGGCCGAACGCGAGGTCAACGACATCGACGAGGACGCCTACCGGGGCGGCGAGGTGGTCACGGACCTGAAGGCGGTGGTGCAGGTCCCCATCGCGAGCGAGGTGCAGTCCTCGAAGCAACTCGGCGGGGGAAGCGTCGAGAGCCTCGCCGCCGGGTTCGCCGACGAGGTGGAATCGGGCGTCACGTACGTCCTCGGACCGGGGTCGACCGTCGGTGCCATCAAGCGCGAACTGGGCTTCGAGGGGTCGCCGCTCGGCGTCGACGTGTGGAGAGATGGGGAGGTACTCGTCCGCGACGGCAGCGAATCCGAGATTCTCGACGCACTCGGCGACCGGAACGTCGTCGTCGTCTCGCCCATCGGGGGACAGGGGTTCGTCTTCGGGCGGGGCAACCAGCAACTCTCGCCCGCGGTCCTCCGACGGTCGGAGGTGCAGGTGGTGGCCTCGCCGTCGAAACTCGACGGTATCGGGGAGTTGCGCGTCGACACGGGCGACCCGGACCTCGACGAGGAGTTGCGAGGGTGGCGAAAGGTCCGCGTCGGGCGGTTCGAACAGCGACTCCTCCGTACCGTGTGA
- a CDS encoding VOC family protein, whose product MREDPLVTADTPESTVHVAGTDHVTLVGSNVEDTVGFYRDVLGMPLVMRQPNLDDDEVEHLFFDSGDGRLVTFFCDGSESHDGAQRPETGAVHHLAFSLDPGRFRETRENLREAGHRFSEFDRGAFHSLYTRDHNGLTIELVADKFAIPEDRYGEVLATAQSLREAAGAEYVRGEDLRAALEELGIEVVEHDLPDAPTGTSVE is encoded by the coding sequence ATGCGCGAGGACCCGCTAGTCACCGCCGACACGCCCGAGAGCACCGTCCACGTCGCGGGGACGGACCACGTCACGCTCGTGGGGAGCAACGTCGAGGACACCGTCGGGTTCTACCGCGACGTCCTCGGGATGCCGCTGGTGATGCGCCAACCGAACCTCGACGACGACGAGGTCGAACACCTCTTCTTCGACTCGGGGGACGGCCGCCTCGTGACCTTCTTCTGTGACGGGTCGGAGAGCCACGACGGGGCACAGCGACCGGAGACGGGCGCGGTCCACCACCTCGCGTTCAGCCTCGACCCGGGGCGGTTCCGCGAGACCCGCGAGAACCTGCGGGAGGCGGGCCACCGCTTCTCGGAGTTCGACCGCGGGGCGTTTCACTCGCTGTACACCCGCGACCACAACGGCCTGACGATCGAACTCGTCGCCGACAAGTTCGCCATCCCCGAGGACAGGTACGGGGAGGTGCTGGCGACGGCACAGTCGCTCAGGGAGGCGGCGGGCGCGGAGTACGTCCGGGGCGAGGACCTGCGGGCGGCGCTGGAGGAACTGGGCATCGAGGTGGTCGAACACGACCTGCCCGACGCGCCGACGGGGACGAGCGTCGAGTGA
- a CDS encoding DUF7528 family protein: MVTIDGTRHALTPEAARALVADIHEALSDRSEFVHTACETRRDGRFVVSRRRGTSAGTEVVFDSPGEVRVLYGALPERFGASDVTRVSGSRRHLLVRFFVEHPDYNCELVSENPLAVQKK, encoded by the coding sequence GTGGTCACCATCGACGGCACCCGCCACGCTCTCACCCCCGAGGCGGCGCGGGCGCTGGTCGCAGACATCCACGAGGCGTTGAGCGACCGCTCCGAGTTCGTCCACACCGCCTGCGAGACGCGCCGCGACGGCCGGTTCGTCGTCTCGCGGCGGCGCGGGACGTCGGCGGGCACCGAGGTGGTGTTCGACTCACCGGGCGAGGTGCGGGTGCTCTACGGCGCGTTGCCCGAGCGTTTCGGTGCGAGCGACGTCACCCGCGTCTCCGGGTCGCGGAGACACCTGCTGGTGCGCTTCTTCGTCGAACACCCCGACTACAACTGCGAACTGGTCTCCGAGAACCCGCTGGCGGTTCAGAAGAAGTGA
- the tfe gene encoding transcription factor E produces the protein MAFEELLNDPVIQKYLHELVGPTGMPVAAAPPDGEVTDEELAEELGLELNDVRRALFILYENDLASYRRLRDEDSGWLTYLWTFEYENVPEKLEEEMYHLLELLEERQEYETDNEFYLCPEESIRFDFGEAMEFNFSCPSCGADLESMSNDRLVEAMEERIAELRDELNVEPEAQA, from the coding sequence ATGGCTTTCGAGGAGCTACTGAACGACCCCGTCATCCAGAAATATCTCCACGAGCTGGTTGGCCCGACGGGGATGCCCGTCGCCGCGGCGCCCCCCGACGGTGAGGTGACCGACGAGGAACTCGCGGAGGAACTCGGCCTCGAACTCAACGACGTGCGCCGAGCGCTGTTCATCCTCTACGAGAACGACCTCGCCTCCTACCGCCGCCTCCGCGACGAGGACTCCGGCTGGCTCACCTACCTGTGGACCTTCGAGTACGAGAACGTCCCCGAGAAACTCGAAGAGGAGATGTACCACCTGCTGGAGTTGCTGGAAGAGCGCCAGGAGTACGAGACCGACAACGAATTCTACCTCTGCCCCGAGGAGTCCATCCGCTTCGACTTCGGGGAGGCGATGGAGTTCAACTTCTCGTGTCCCTCCTGTGGCGCCGATCTGGAGTCGATGAGCAACGACCGCCTCGTCGAGGCGATGGAAGAGCGCATCGCGGAACTCCGGGACGAACTGAACGTGGAACCGGAAGCACAGGCCTAG
- a CDS encoding permease, giving the protein MNLRTVTLGLASAVTTFLLVGAILLEVLGGLYGESPGVGILGVSVGFAAGLGAGVVVAATADRLSGVTAAALIAYGAFGVAFLAVAGLRYVNVPGADEVFTLPVHLAVSLVVALVAAALAERTQAADGTTSA; this is encoded by the coding sequence ATGAACCTGCGAACGGTCACTCTCGGACTGGCCAGTGCCGTCACGACCTTCCTCCTCGTCGGCGCGATACTCCTCGAAGTGCTCGGCGGCCTGTACGGCGAGAGTCCGGGCGTGGGCATCCTCGGCGTGTCAGTCGGCTTTGCAGCGGGTCTCGGGGCAGGTGTCGTCGTCGCGGCCACCGCCGACCGACTCTCGGGAGTCACCGCCGCGGCGCTGATCGCGTACGGGGCCTTCGGCGTCGCGTTCCTCGCCGTCGCCGGACTGCGGTACGTCAACGTTCCCGGTGCGGACGAAGTGTTCACCCTCCCGGTCCACCTCGCCGTCAGTCTCGTCGTCGCCCTCGTGGCGGCGGCACTCGCCGAACGCACGCAGGCGGCCGATGGGACGACGAGCGCCTGA
- a CDS encoding NAD-dependent epimerase/dehydratase family protein, with product MNLAGQRLVVTGGAGLVGSELAARLARDNDVLVVDDLSNGRRESVPDDAELVEGDLLDESVVADVVTPDVDGVFHLAAADKYVDTDEPREQFAANTRMTHSLLERADEVGVGNFAFTSSCTVYGEAGEPTPEDYAPMEPISVYGATKLAEEAVCSVYAHSYDLTVWAFRFANIVGPRFGAGVVPDFVEKLRADPETLTILGNGEQEKSYMHVGECVAAMCYVVEHADADLNTYNLGTRTTTDVTRVADIVSDVMGLDPDYEYTGGDRGWTGDVPKVFLPIDRLADLGWEPEFSSDESVRRAAEQLVGMSATR from the coding sequence ATGAACCTCGCTGGGCAGCGCCTCGTGGTCACAGGTGGTGCCGGACTCGTCGGCTCGGAACTCGCCGCCCGACTCGCGCGGGACAACGACGTACTGGTCGTCGACGACCTCTCGAACGGGCGGCGCGAGTCGGTGCCCGACGACGCCGAGTTGGTCGAGGGCGATCTGCTCGACGAGAGCGTCGTGGCGGACGTCGTCACCCCGGACGTGGACGGCGTCTTCCACCTCGCGGCGGCGGACAAGTACGTCGACACGGACGAACCCCGCGAACAGTTCGCGGCCAACACCCGGATGACCCACTCGCTGCTCGAACGCGCCGACGAGGTGGGGGTGGGGAACTTCGCGTTCACCTCCTCGTGTACCGTCTACGGCGAGGCGGGCGAACCCACCCCCGAGGACTACGCCCCGATGGAGCCAATCAGCGTCTACGGCGCGACGAAACTCGCCGAAGAGGCGGTCTGCTCGGTGTACGCCCACTCCTACGATCTCACCGTCTGGGCGTTTCGTTTCGCCAACATCGTCGGCCCGCGCTTCGGCGCGGGCGTCGTCCCCGACTTCGTCGAGAAACTGCGGGCCGACCCCGAGACCCTGACCATCCTCGGGAACGGCGAACAGGAGAAGTCCTACATGCACGTCGGGGAGTGCGTCGCGGCGATGTGCTACGTCGTCGAACACGCCGACGCCGACCTGAACACCTACAACCTCGGGACGCGGACGACGACGGACGTCACCCGCGTCGCCGACATCGTGAGCGACGTGATGGGCCTCGACCCCGACTACGAGTACACCGGCGGCGACCGGGGGTGGACCGGCGACGTCCCGAAGGTGTTCCTCCCCATCGACAGGCTGGCAGACCTCGGCTGGGAACCCGAGTTCTCCAGTGACGAGTCCGTGCGGCGGGCGGCCGAACAGTTGGTCGGGATGTCGGCTACACGCTGA